The Longimicrobium sp. genome has a segment encoding these proteins:
- a CDS encoding DUF4403 family protein: protein MRRKLLVAAALVLLVLAAAGGAVLWIASRGTPVDVPEPAPAGAYRALPEPERSVVHLPVTLALDSLIGKVERAVPRGDNDEDEWKPLGEFPVVGTLYVKQMWERDPLQLTLGGERLEVGAHVRYRARIAERACVPVAGCRWVTLASCGHDGPMPTLDVGLRTDVAWKPDWTVVPQTRARPVRAGVRCRLTRANVDVTERVAELVQKELGKVAPQVDAELREEVDLRRRVEDVWGEIQKPIKAADGVYLLLRPESVAVAPPRADGTRIGTEVAVTVRPKVVIGDRPAVDSVPLPAYGPYSPGRGFRIAMTAELTFVHASELLREALVGKSHEVRGRTVRVRDVRLYAGGGDRVVMAVRVGGDARGTLYFVGTPRYDAAAQVVSVPDLDFSVETKNVLGGAASWLLYERLREQMRAAARFGVGERIAELRQDVNEAINRNLSSAVRLSGRIDTIHPVGVVVTPQAVAAVVESEGRARIDITIR from the coding sequence GTGCGCAGGAAGCTCCTCGTCGCCGCCGCCCTCGTCCTCCTGGTCCTCGCCGCCGCGGGCGGGGCCGTGCTGTGGATCGCCTCGCGCGGCACCCCGGTCGACGTCCCCGAGCCGGCCCCGGCCGGGGCGTACCGGGCGCTCCCCGAGCCGGAGCGCTCGGTGGTGCACCTCCCCGTGACCCTGGCGCTCGACTCGCTGATCGGGAAGGTGGAGCGGGCCGTGCCGCGCGGCGACAACGACGAGGACGAGTGGAAGCCGCTGGGCGAGTTCCCCGTGGTGGGCACGCTGTACGTGAAGCAGATGTGGGAGCGCGACCCGCTGCAACTCACCCTGGGCGGCGAGCGCCTGGAGGTGGGCGCGCACGTGCGCTATCGCGCCCGCATCGCCGAGCGCGCGTGCGTGCCGGTGGCGGGGTGCCGCTGGGTGACGCTGGCCTCGTGCGGGCACGACGGGCCGATGCCCACGCTCGACGTGGGGCTCCGGACCGACGTCGCCTGGAAGCCCGACTGGACGGTGGTCCCCCAGACGCGCGCCCGCCCGGTGCGCGCCGGGGTCCGCTGCCGCCTCACCCGGGCCAACGTGGACGTCACCGAGCGCGTGGCGGAGCTGGTGCAGAAGGAGCTCGGCAAGGTGGCCCCGCAGGTCGACGCCGAGCTGCGCGAGGAAGTCGACCTCCGGCGGCGGGTGGAGGACGTGTGGGGCGAGATCCAGAAGCCGATCAAGGCCGCCGACGGCGTCTACCTGCTGCTGCGCCCCGAGTCGGTGGCGGTGGCGCCGCCCCGGGCCGACGGGACGCGGATCGGCACCGAGGTGGCCGTCACCGTGCGCCCCAAGGTGGTGATCGGCGACCGGCCGGCGGTCGACTCGGTGCCGCTGCCGGCGTACGGCCCCTACTCGCCCGGGCGGGGCTTCCGCATCGCCATGACGGCCGAGCTGACCTTCGTGCACGCCAGCGAGCTGCTCCGCGAGGCGCTGGTGGGGAAGAGCCACGAGGTCCGCGGCCGCACCGTGCGGGTGAGGGACGTGCGCCTCTACGCCGGCGGCGGCGACCGCGTGGTGATGGCGGTGCGGGTGGGCGGCGACGCCCGCGGCACCCTCTACTTCGTGGGCACGCCCCGCTACGACGCGGCGGCGCAGGTGGTCTCGGTCCCCGACCTGGACTTCTCGGTGGAGACGAAGAACGTGCTGGGCGGCGCCGCCAGCTGGCTCCTCTACGAGCGCCTGCGCGAGCAGATGCGCGCCGCCGCGCGCTTCGGCGTGGGCGAGCGCATCGCCGAGCTCAGGCAGGACGTGAACGAGGCCATCAACCGGAACCTGAGCAGCGCCGTGCGCCTGAGCGGGAGGATCGACACCATCCACCCCGTGGGCGTGGTGGTGACGCCGCAGGCCGTGGCCGCCGTCGTCGAGTCCGAGGGCCGCGCCCGCATCGACATCACCATCCGCTGA
- a CDS encoding nuclear transport factor 2 family protein: protein MVEAERAFAASAGPLGVRDAFLRSIADDGVLFRPGPVNGRQALESGPSPPIALSWYPVYARISASGDLGFTTGPYQVRPNPSAAPTGQGHFVTVWRRGPEGWRFVSDLGTPHPAPGAQLPPWERPAAAGTPRAAPAAGEAEARESLLAADRAFAGVARERGLAAAILEHGDDQVRLHRPGAFPAIGREAAPALAALDARRYSAVPGQAHVSRAGDFGYVIGEYRLADASGNGRAESGWYERIWVRRAGAPWRLALDIVSPRPPEREE, encoded by the coding sequence ATGGTCGAGGCGGAGCGGGCGTTCGCGGCGTCGGCGGGGCCGCTGGGGGTACGCGACGCGTTCCTGCGCTCCATCGCCGACGACGGGGTGCTCTTCCGCCCCGGGCCGGTGAACGGCCGGCAGGCGCTGGAGAGCGGCCCGTCGCCGCCCATCGCCCTCTCCTGGTACCCGGTCTACGCGCGCATCTCCGCCTCGGGCGACCTGGGCTTCACCACGGGGCCGTACCAGGTGCGCCCCAACCCGTCCGCCGCGCCCACGGGGCAGGGGCACTTCGTCACCGTCTGGCGGCGCGGGCCCGAGGGGTGGCGGTTCGTGTCCGACCTCGGCACGCCGCACCCGGCGCCGGGCGCGCAGCTGCCTCCGTGGGAGCGGCCGGCCGCGGCCGGGACCCCGCGCGCGGCTCCCGCCGCGGGCGAGGCGGAGGCGCGCGAGTCGCTGCTGGCGGCGGACCGCGCCTTCGCGGGTGTCGCGCGGGAGCGGGGGCTGGCGGCCGCGATACTGGAGCACGGCGACGACCAGGTGCGGCTGCACCGCCCCGGCGCCTTCCCGGCGATCGGGCGCGAGGCGGCTCCCGCGCTGGCCGCGCTCGACGCGCGCCGCTACTCGGCTGTGCCGGGGCAGGCGCACGTGTCGCGCGCGGGCGACTTCGGCTACGTGATCGGCGAGTACCGGCTGGCCGACGCCAGCGGCAACGGGCGCGCCGAGAGCGGCTGGTACGAGCGCATCTGGGTGCGCCGGGCGGGCGCGCCCTGGCGCCTGGCGCTCGACATCGTGAGCCCGCGCCCGCCCGAGCGCGAGGAGTGA